The following proteins are co-located in the Rhodococcus opacus B4 genome:
- a CDS encoding NADP-dependent oxidoreductase yields MQSRELKLARHPRGKVRPDDLSLDVVTVPEDLGPGDILVRNSWLSIDPSVRMRLGPTGPAGYLPPFRIGDTLAGLAVGEVIRSRDDGFEPGDTVLHINGFREFAVIREDGDTLAGAGGVTKLDTSEHPPQAYLGALGSSGLTAYVGLQCIGELTGGDIVWVSSAAGAVGSLAAQIARLRGHYVVGSTGSAEKVRFLSEELRLDAAFDYHTPDLADALAGAAPDGIDLYFDNVGGMHLQAALSHLRRGGRVAMAGAVASYDGETANAGPNNLFQIVAKNLTVKGFRAGAYDHLLGDMRAEVGSYLRDGRLVATETVFDGLESAPDAIVAMLGGRTVGKTLCRLG; encoded by the coding sequence GTGCAGAGTCGTGAGCTGAAACTGGCGCGTCATCCCCGGGGAAAGGTTCGGCCGGACGACCTCTCTCTCGACGTCGTGACCGTTCCGGAAGACCTGGGGCCCGGCGACATCCTCGTGCGCAACTCCTGGCTGTCGATCGACCCGTCCGTCCGGATGCGTCTCGGGCCCACCGGACCCGCCGGCTACCTACCGCCGTTCCGCATCGGGGACACGCTGGCGGGGTTGGCCGTCGGTGAGGTGATCCGATCCCGCGACGACGGTTTCGAACCGGGCGACACGGTGCTGCACATCAACGGCTTTCGCGAGTTCGCTGTGATCCGGGAGGACGGTGACACCCTGGCCGGGGCAGGCGGCGTGACGAAACTGGACACGAGCGAGCACCCTCCGCAGGCGTATCTCGGCGCGCTGGGCAGTTCCGGGCTCACCGCCTATGTGGGCTTGCAGTGTATCGGTGAACTCACGGGCGGAGATATCGTCTGGGTCTCGTCGGCGGCGGGAGCGGTCGGCAGCCTCGCTGCGCAGATTGCCCGGCTCAGAGGCCATTACGTGGTCGGCAGTACCGGATCCGCCGAGAAGGTCCGGTTCCTGTCGGAGGAACTGCGTCTCGACGCCGCGTTCGATTACCACACCCCGGACCTCGCCGACGCACTCGCCGGCGCAGCGCCGGACGGCATCGATCTGTACTTCGACAACGTCGGCGGAATGCATCTCCAGGCCGCCCTGTCCCACCTTCGGCGTGGAGGCCGGGTTGCCATGGCGGGCGCCGTCGCCTCCTATGACGGGGAGACGGCGAATGCAGGTCCGAACAACCTCTTTCAGATCGTGGCCAAGAACCTCACGGTGAAGGGGTTCCGGGCCGGTGCGTACGACCATCTGCTCGGCGACATGCGGGCCGAGGTCGGGAGCTACCTCCGCGACGGCCGGCTCGTGGCCACGGAAACTGTGTTCGACGGTCTCGAGTCGGCGCCGGACGCCATCGTCGCGATGCTGGGAGGACGCACCGTGGGAAAGACGCTGTGCCGTCTGGGATGA
- a CDS encoding SDR family NAD(P)-dependent oxidoreductase, which translates to MSVGPDRLRDKVVLVTGATGGIGVEIVRRLADEGAHVVATDLDQSACHDLLRTLARPERHAAHALDVSSEEQWEAVVAATESGFGALHALVNNAAIGSVATAEDETRAHWDRVIGIGQTGTWLGMKHGGPLIERSGGGSIVNMCSILGTVGGLGNSVAYAAAKGAVRTMTKNAALHWAKAGVRVNSLHPGFIGTAPLLERWEGSERHREMLAGTPMGRLGRGEEIAAAVAFLAGDDSGFVTGSEIYADGGWTAA; encoded by the coding sequence ATGAGTGTCGGCCCTGACCGACTTCGGGACAAGGTCGTCCTGGTGACGGGTGCGACCGGTGGAATCGGCGTCGAGATAGTCCGCAGACTCGCCGACGAGGGCGCTCACGTCGTCGCGACCGATCTCGACCAATCCGCCTGCCACGACCTCCTGCGAACCCTCGCCCGACCGGAGCGACATGCCGCACATGCCCTGGACGTCTCCTCGGAGGAACAGTGGGAGGCGGTCGTCGCCGCAACCGAGTCGGGTTTCGGCGCACTCCACGCCCTGGTCAACAACGCCGCCATCGGCAGCGTCGCCACGGCCGAGGACGAAACCCGTGCCCACTGGGACCGTGTGATCGGGATCGGCCAGACCGGCACGTGGCTGGGCATGAAACATGGCGGCCCCCTGATCGAGCGCAGCGGCGGCGGATCGATCGTGAACATGTGCTCGATTCTGGGCACCGTGGGCGGTCTGGGAAACAGCGTCGCCTACGCGGCCGCGAAAGGTGCCGTCCGCACGATGACCAAGAACGCCGCCCTGCACTGGGCGAAAGCGGGCGTGCGGGTCAATTCGCTGCACCCGGGCTTCATCGGCACGGCCCCGTTGCTCGAGCGCTGGGAAGGGAGCGAGCGCCATCGCGAGATGCTCGCCGGGACGCCGATGGGACGGCTCGGGCGCGGTGAGGAGATCGCGGCCGCGGTCGCCTTCCTCGCCGGCGACGATTCCGGCTTCGTCACCGGTTCGGAGATCTACGCCGACGGTGGGTGGACCGCGGCCTGA
- a CDS encoding ABC transporter permease, protein MATVALNRGVHPLVVSAVWRTRIGYGALMAVLAYLIVLPLFRLQSLAFEDGARGYQAQYGRYDIAQTIRTTIALAVTSLAIAMVLGTVLAFAATRLPRRLSFLRIVPILPIVMPAVANVVGWAFLLSPGPGYLNALLRNLPWWSTVDSGPIDVYSTPWIIILTGFGLTSFVYLFVSAGMQNISSEHLEAAQISGSSTLGVFFRVVLPLLRPSLVYGGGIALLLGLGQFTGPLLLGQNTGVKVLTTEMYRRVSESPADFAAAAAAGSPLVIFGIVVVLAQKMLLGNQKRFVTHGGKAFAPNTGRSVWAATLISVYAFLALVVPLIGLAIVALSPYWSETLSWNLFTLDNFRALFQTASIVDSVSTSLLTSVVAVVICVPIGYLTATLLVRGRRHRVLGTIGDVITALPLGIPAVIFGVGFLLTYTQPPLILYGTKAVIILVYVVLMVPFSTRMQMTAMLSLGETYAEASATSGASPFVTNIRVILPLMRPTVLSAVALMFILLTHEFAASLLVRAATTQVMGTLLFDLWENGSYPLVAAMALLMTAVTSIGVVIAMLVGGRNVLSNL, encoded by the coding sequence ATGGCTACGGTTGCCCTGAACCGCGGCGTGCATCCGCTCGTCGTCAGTGCGGTGTGGCGAACCCGGATCGGGTACGGCGCGCTGATGGCGGTCCTCGCCTACCTCATCGTGCTCCCGCTCTTCCGGCTGCAGTCGCTGGCGTTCGAGGACGGCGCGCGCGGGTATCAGGCCCAGTACGGGCGATACGACATCGCGCAGACCATCCGGACGACCATCGCCCTCGCCGTCACGTCCCTCGCCATCGCAATGGTGCTGGGGACGGTACTCGCGTTCGCCGCCACCAGGCTGCCCCGCCGGCTGAGTTTCCTCCGGATCGTCCCCATCCTGCCCATCGTGATGCCCGCGGTCGCCAATGTCGTCGGCTGGGCGTTCCTTCTCTCTCCGGGTCCCGGATACCTCAACGCACTCCTGCGGAATCTCCCCTGGTGGAGCACCGTGGACTCCGGACCGATCGATGTCTACAGCACGCCGTGGATCATCATTCTGACCGGTTTCGGACTCACCTCGTTCGTCTACCTCTTCGTCAGCGCGGGAATGCAGAACATCAGTTCCGAGCACCTCGAGGCAGCGCAGATCAGCGGTTCGTCGACGCTCGGGGTGTTCTTCCGCGTGGTTCTCCCCCTGCTTCGCCCCTCCCTGGTGTACGGCGGCGGAATCGCGCTACTTCTCGGATTGGGCCAGTTCACCGGACCGCTCCTGCTGGGGCAGAACACCGGCGTGAAGGTGCTCACCACCGAAATGTATCGCCGTGTGTCGGAGTCGCCGGCGGATTTCGCGGCCGCGGCGGCGGCGGGTTCACCGCTCGTCATCTTCGGAATCGTCGTCGTGCTCGCGCAGAAGATGCTGCTCGGCAATCAGAAGCGTTTCGTCACGCACGGGGGGAAGGCGTTCGCACCGAACACCGGGCGCTCGGTCTGGGCCGCCACGTTGATCTCCGTCTATGCGTTTCTCGCGCTCGTCGTTCCGTTGATCGGGCTCGCTATCGTGGCCCTGTCTCCGTACTGGTCGGAAACACTGTCCTGGAATCTGTTCACGCTCGACAACTTCCGGGCACTGTTCCAGACGGCGAGCATCGTCGACTCGGTGTCCACCAGCCTTCTCACCTCCGTCGTCGCGGTCGTGATCTGCGTGCCGATCGGCTACCTCACCGCCACGCTGCTCGTGCGCGGTCGGCGACACCGGGTCCTCGGGACCATCGGTGACGTCATCACCGCTCTGCCCCTGGGCATTCCCGCGGTGATCTTCGGCGTCGGGTTCCTGCTGACCTACACCCAGCCTCCGCTGATCCTGTACGGCACCAAAGCGGTCATCATCCTCGTGTACGTCGTGCTCATGGTGCCGTTCTCCACCCGAATGCAGATGACGGCGATGCTCTCCCTCGGGGAGACGTACGCCGAGGCGTCGGCGACCAGTGGTGCGAGCCCGTTCGTCACCAACATCCGGGTGATCCTGCCTTTGATGCGACCGACCGTGCTCAGTGCCGTCGCCCTGATGTTCATCCTGCTGACCCACGAATTCGCCGCCTCGCTGCTCGTGCGGGCCGCCACGACACAGGTGATGGGTACGCTGCTGTTCGACCTGTGGGAGAACGGTTCCTACCCGCTGGTGGCGGCGATGGCGCTGCTCATGACGGCGGTGACCAGCATCGGTGTCGTCATCGCGATGCTGGTCGGCGGCCGGAACGTGTTGAGCAATCTGTGA
- a CDS encoding ABC transporter ATP-binding protein, with protein sequence MTSQFRVSNLTKTFGSNTIVDQLDLDIEDGEFLVLLGPSGCGKTTTLRCIAGLETPEGGSITFKDHTVFDASARINVPAYKRNIGMVFQSYALWPNMTVRENIRYPLKVRRMKSAIAAGQVETAAGMVDCGALLDRYPSQLSGGQQQRVAVARGLAAQPDLVLFDEPLSNLDARLRDQVRSQIHQLHQRLGFTAVFVTHDQAEAFALGDRLAIMKAGKIEQYDTPERVYEAPSSDYVAAFIGMANRLELVRRHEGWTTRAGTPVDLGAAVIRGGHVDGDAALGRMRPDDLALHRSLDEVAPGDVGLTGELVTSEYGGRYFDVTVDAGGERLYLRADACRHGTWLRGAASGASLVVSFSPSALRVFPHPDGHVDLQVPELATATARSEA encoded by the coding sequence GTGACATCGCAATTCCGGGTTTCCAACCTGACCAAGACCTTCGGGTCCAACACCATCGTCGACCAACTCGACCTCGACATCGAGGACGGTGAATTCCTCGTCCTGCTCGGCCCCAGCGGTTGCGGGAAAACGACCACACTCCGCTGTATCGCCGGTCTCGAGACTCCCGAGGGCGGGTCGATCACCTTCAAGGACCACACCGTCTTCGACGCGTCGGCCCGGATCAATGTTCCGGCCTACAAGCGCAACATCGGCATGGTCTTCCAGTCCTACGCGTTGTGGCCCAACATGACGGTGCGCGAGAACATCCGATACCCGCTGAAGGTGCGGCGGATGAAGAGCGCCATCGCCGCCGGCCAGGTCGAGACCGCAGCGGGGATGGTGGACTGTGGAGCCCTGCTCGACCGCTACCCCTCCCAGCTCAGCGGCGGGCAGCAGCAGCGTGTGGCGGTGGCTCGCGGTCTGGCCGCGCAACCCGATCTGGTGCTGTTCGACGAACCGCTGAGCAATCTCGATGCACGACTGCGCGATCAGGTCCGCTCCCAGATTCATCAACTCCACCAACGTCTGGGCTTCACCGCCGTATTCGTCACCCATGATCAGGCGGAGGCGTTCGCGCTCGGCGACCGGCTCGCCATCATGAAGGCGGGCAAGATCGAGCAGTACGACACCCCTGAGCGGGTGTACGAGGCCCCGTCGTCCGACTACGTCGCCGCCTTCATCGGCATGGCGAATCGACTCGAACTCGTTCGGCGACACGAGGGGTGGACGACGCGAGCGGGCACTCCGGTCGACCTCGGTGCCGCCGTCATCCGTGGCGGGCACGTCGACGGCGACGCGGCACTGGGCAGAATGCGTCCCGACGACCTCGCACTTCATCGTTCACTCGACGAGGTCGCCCCGGGCGACGTCGGTCTCACCGGCGAACTCGTCACCTCGGAGTACGGGGGCCGCTATTTCGACGTGACGGTCGACGCCGGTGGTGAGCGGTTGTACCTCCGTGCGGATGCCTGCCGGCACGGAACCTGGTTGCGTGGCGCCGCCTCGGGAGCCTCGCTGGTGGTCAGCTTCTCCCCCAGCGCACTGCGGGTGTTCCCGCACCCCGACGGGCACGTCGATCTGCAGGTTCCCGAGCTCGCCACCGCCACTGCTCGATCGGAGGCGTGA
- a CDS encoding SDR family NAD(P)-dependent oxidoreductase: MTTHDARLRDKCALVTGAARGIGAATAELFHAHGATVYLCDVDDETGTSVAAKLGAGAHYLHLDVTDEAQWTRATTEMADRDHPMSILVNSAGAASKASIMQTSLAELRRMIDLNLVGTFLGLQAAGAAMTTGGSVVNLSSLRGVLATAELGAYGASKFGVRALTRVAALEFAESNIRVNAVCPGSIDTAITAGADFANDDMDAYVKSIPLQRRGLPLEVAKAILFLASDDSSYVTGTDLMIDGGTSAGARTPKRSSP, from the coding sequence GTGACGACGCACGACGCGCGACTGCGTGACAAGTGTGCTCTCGTCACCGGTGCGGCACGAGGGATCGGCGCCGCGACAGCGGAACTCTTCCACGCCCACGGGGCGACGGTGTACCTGTGTGATGTCGACGACGAGACGGGCACGAGTGTCGCGGCGAAACTCGGTGCGGGAGCGCACTATCTACACCTGGACGTCACCGACGAGGCCCAGTGGACGCGGGCGACCACCGAGATGGCCGATCGCGACCATCCGATGAGCATTCTCGTCAACTCCGCGGGCGCCGCGTCCAAAGCGTCGATCATGCAGACCTCGCTCGCCGAGTTGCGGCGCATGATCGACCTCAATCTGGTGGGCACGTTCCTCGGACTGCAGGCGGCGGGCGCCGCGATGACCACCGGCGGATCGGTCGTCAACCTGTCTTCGCTGCGCGGGGTCCTCGCCACCGCCGAACTCGGCGCGTACGGCGCGTCCAAGTTCGGCGTTCGTGCACTGACCCGGGTTGCGGCGCTGGAGTTCGCCGAATCGAACATCCGGGTCAACGCGGTCTGCCCGGGCAGCATCGACACGGCGATCACCGCAGGCGCCGATTTCGCGAACGACGACATGGACGCCTACGTGAAAAGCATTCCGTTGCAACGACGCGGCCTGCCACTCGAGGTGGCGAAGGCGATCCTCTTCCTCGCGAGCGACGACAGCAGCTACGTCACCGGCACCGATCTCATGATCGACGGTGGAACTTCCGCGGGCGCCCGGACTCCGAAGCGCTCGTCACCGTGA
- a CDS encoding ABC transporter substrate-binding protein, giving the protein MRRVPIKLMSVAVVAAFASAACGSGGSGVNQPVSGTWDDVVAAAKGEGSVLLYSSQNPANLEALKVAFQQEYPEISLEYVRGTDADINPKVEVENQTKRGTADVHMLTDAAWIETAAESGTYSTNLLGPAFDAPEYEPQKSIVSDKFFLTSAAVFSLGWNTTALPGGLQKPADLLDPALKGKIGIVNPSGIASYVDFYRFFEKNFGADYLQKLADLEPRIYPSALGVAQALTSGEIVATPVVQPLVREKESGAPVDWALPSPPWGTPWFTHALSAAPHPNAAQVLANFMVTPAGQKALSLGYASALPGIEGAVARAQDITLPNPSDLTPESLTEYQSDWEKRFIQ; this is encoded by the coding sequence ATGAGAAGAGTGCCGATCAAGCTGATGTCCGTCGCGGTGGTCGCCGCGTTCGCCTCCGCCGCGTGCGGTTCCGGCGGTTCCGGCGTCAACCAGCCCGTGTCGGGCACATGGGACGACGTCGTCGCGGCCGCCAAGGGCGAAGGCAGCGTGCTGCTGTACTCGAGCCAGAACCCAGCCAATCTCGAGGCGCTCAAAGTCGCATTCCAGCAGGAGTACCCCGAGATCTCGCTCGAGTACGTTCGCGGAACCGACGCCGACATCAACCCGAAGGTCGAGGTCGAGAATCAGACGAAACGCGGCACGGCCGACGTCCACATGCTTACCGACGCTGCCTGGATCGAGACGGCCGCGGAGTCGGGAACCTACTCGACGAATCTCCTCGGACCGGCTTTCGATGCGCCGGAGTACGAACCACAGAAGAGCATCGTTTCCGACAAGTTCTTCCTGACGAGTGCGGCGGTGTTCTCCCTCGGATGGAACACGACAGCGCTTCCCGGCGGTCTGCAGAAGCCGGCAGACCTTCTCGATCCCGCGCTGAAGGGCAAGATCGGCATCGTCAACCCGTCGGGCATTGCCTCCTACGTCGACTTCTACCGATTCTTCGAGAAGAACTTCGGCGCCGACTATCTACAGAAGCTCGCCGACCTGGAACCGCGCATCTACCCGAGCGCGCTGGGCGTGGCTCAGGCCCTGACCTCCGGTGAGATCGTCGCCACCCCGGTGGTGCAGCCCCTGGTGCGCGAGAAGGAATCCGGCGCACCGGTCGACTGGGCGCTGCCCTCGCCGCCCTGGGGAACGCCCTGGTTCACGCACGCCCTCTCCGCGGCGCCGCACCCGAACGCGGCTCAGGTGCTGGCGAATTTCATGGTGACCCCGGCCGGCCAGAAGGCGTTGTCGCTCGGCTACGCGAGCGCCCTCCCCGGCATCGAGGGTGCCGTCGCACGCGCCCAGGACATCACCCTGCCCAACCCGTCCGATCTGACCCCCGAATCGCTCACCGAATACCAGTCCGACTGGGAAAAGCGATTCATCCAGTGA
- a CDS encoding alpha/beta fold hydrolase, which yields MSFVLVHGAGMGASCWEPLLPLLEQDTLAVDLPGRGRRHSVDPRSVTLDDCAAAVIDDVEAADLVDVVLVAHSFGGVTAPRVMQALAPRLRHVVYLSAVVPPDGTRVIDQIDPDVRTAVEASIEDGVYRQDPTGAAAMLCNDMDAEQTGWTIDQLVDDCGALLTESVDLSGLRADIPRTYVRLTKDVCYPPELQERSAAVVGGDTVFLESGHMAMVTIPDRVAALLNALAS from the coding sequence ATGTCGTTCGTTCTCGTCCACGGCGCAGGAATGGGCGCCTCCTGCTGGGAGCCACTCCTCCCCCTGCTCGAACAGGACACTCTCGCAGTCGATCTCCCCGGACGGGGACGACGACACTCCGTCGACCCGCGGTCCGTCACCCTCGACGACTGCGCCGCCGCCGTCATCGACGACGTGGAGGCGGCCGACCTCGTCGACGTCGTCCTCGTCGCGCACTCCTTCGGGGGCGTGACGGCCCCTCGGGTCATGCAGGCACTCGCTCCCCGACTACGGCATGTCGTCTATCTCTCCGCCGTCGTCCCGCCCGACGGCACAAGGGTGATCGACCAGATCGACCCGGACGTCCGCACCGCCGTGGAAGCCTCGATAGAAGACGGTGTGTACCGCCAGGATCCGACGGGGGCCGCCGCGATGCTCTGTAACGACATGGATGCCGAGCAGACGGGCTGGACGATCGATCAACTGGTCGACGACTGCGGCGCGCTCCTCACCGAGTCGGTCGATCTGTCCGGTCTCCGCGCCGACATACCCCGCACATACGTACGGTTGACCAAGGACGTCTGCTACCCACCGGAACTGCAGGAGCGTTCGGCAGCCGTCGTCGGCGGCGACACCGTATTTCTCGAATCCGGCCACATGGCCATGGTCACGATCCCCGATCGCGTTGCTGCGCTGCTCAATGCTCTCGCGTCGTAG
- a CDS encoding FAD-dependent oxidoreductase yields MTTPRAAQPLQIGSLQLANRLVGTPHASGAVAGGIPARGDDDYWRRCAAGGAAMLIVGGTVVSPGSTNRNGNITEAWRPEVLAGLEARARAITEEGVVAACQLVHLGRETLGAELWSHPVAPSAVRSPREPTRPRALSPADVDDIVDAFRTSAVHAWSAGFPVVELHAAHGYLLAQFLSPITNVGRDAATVSRRVRILDRIASVVRDACPGVVLGVRVSAEGDDEAGLSMDGLCEVLPHLAGFDYVNVTVGVRTTYVRDMAVTDPPLLDAVGRLRAAAAAPLLVSQAFRTGASIDSALRSGADLVGVARPLIADPNFPRKILTGREASIRPCVSCNEDCRAFDPVLLCSVNPELAPPGHAARPAHPLTLGPTRSSRNRRRIAVVGAGPAGLECAMRLGPDRDVTLFEQCERIGGQLAVAADAPHRSGWRRLLDYYSANMPGVEIRLGHTVSAAELEDFDEVVLAVGAREVLPPEAAGTKSLLSSQALVGGGESLHGHVLVVDDGFGLWPAASSVEAALAAGADRVTVLTPAAAFASGLPAEGRVQYLRRLSGAPVDVRVLSSLVSVSGGTVEFENTLSGARSRLDVDRIVVAGERRSLDWSLLVPESARVHVIGDALVPRKVAHAVAEGRSAACEYLLTTGG; encoded by the coding sequence ATGACGACACCACGCGCAGCGCAGCCGCTGCAGATCGGCTCGCTACAGCTGGCAAACCGCCTCGTCGGGACGCCGCACGCCTCGGGAGCCGTCGCCGGCGGCATCCCCGCACGCGGCGACGACGACTATTGGCGGCGCTGCGCGGCCGGCGGTGCCGCGATGCTCATCGTCGGCGGCACGGTGGTGTCACCCGGTTCGACCAACCGCAACGGCAACATCACCGAGGCCTGGCGCCCCGAGGTCCTCGCCGGCCTGGAGGCGCGGGCGCGGGCGATCACGGAAGAGGGGGTCGTCGCAGCATGTCAACTGGTGCACCTCGGGCGCGAGACGCTCGGCGCCGAGCTGTGGAGCCATCCCGTCGCGCCGTCCGCAGTCCGCTCGCCGCGCGAACCGACACGTCCTCGCGCCCTCTCTCCCGCCGACGTCGACGACATCGTCGACGCCTTCCGCACGTCCGCCGTCCACGCGTGGTCCGCCGGATTCCCGGTCGTCGAACTGCACGCGGCCCACGGATATCTCCTGGCGCAATTCCTCTCGCCGATCACCAATGTCGGCCGAGACGCCGCGACGGTGTCCCGGCGGGTGCGAATTCTCGACCGCATCGCTTCTGTGGTTCGCGACGCCTGCCCTGGCGTCGTCCTCGGTGTGCGGGTCTCCGCGGAAGGCGACGACGAGGCCGGCCTGAGCATGGACGGGCTCTGCGAGGTACTTCCGCACCTCGCCGGTTTCGACTACGTCAACGTCACGGTCGGCGTCCGCACCACGTACGTCCGCGACATGGCCGTCACCGACCCACCGCTCCTCGACGCGGTCGGTCGGTTGCGTGCCGCTGCGGCGGCACCGCTGCTGGTGTCACAGGCGTTCCGCACCGGCGCCTCCATCGACAGCGCGCTCCGTTCGGGGGCCGACCTCGTCGGCGTGGCACGACCGCTGATCGCGGACCCGAACTTCCCGAGGAAGATACTGACCGGCCGGGAAGCCTCGATCCGACCGTGCGTGTCGTGCAACGAGGACTGCAGGGCCTTCGACCCGGTCCTGCTCTGCTCGGTCAATCCCGAACTCGCGCCGCCCGGCCATGCTGCGCGTCCGGCACACCCGCTGACGCTGGGTCCGACACGCTCGTCGAGGAACCGGCGGCGGATCGCTGTCGTCGGCGCCGGCCCGGCCGGGCTCGAGTGCGCGATGCGGCTCGGGCCCGATCGGGACGTCACACTCTTCGAACAATGCGAGCGGATCGGAGGCCAGCTCGCGGTTGCCGCGGACGCGCCACACCGCAGCGGCTGGCGTCGCCTCCTCGACTACTACTCGGCCAACATGCCGGGAGTCGAGATCCGTCTGGGCCACACGGTGAGCGCCGCCGAACTGGAGGACTTCGACGAGGTGGTCCTGGCCGTCGGCGCAAGGGAAGTGCTCCCTCCCGAAGCGGCGGGGACAAAGTCCCTGCTCTCCTCGCAAGCGCTGGTCGGGGGCGGGGAGTCGCTGCACGGCCACGTCCTGGTGGTCGACGACGGCTTCGGGCTCTGGCCGGCGGCGAGTTCGGTCGAAGCCGCCCTCGCCGCCGGCGCCGACCGGGTCACGGTCCTGACACCGGCCGCGGCCTTCGCGTCGGGTCTGCCCGCCGAAGGCCGGGTCCAGTACCTGCGCCGGCTGTCGGGCGCGCCGGTCGACGTCCGTGTGCTGTCGTCACTCGTCTCGGTCTCGGGCGGCACGGTCGAGTTCGAGAACACCCTGTCGGGGGCGCGGTCGCGGCTCGATGTCGACCGCATCGTCGTCGCCGGTGAGCGGCGCTCGCTCGACTGGTCACTCCTCGTGCCGGAAAGCGCACGCGTGCACGTCATCGGCGATGCGCTCGTGCCGCGCAAGGTCGCCCACGCCGTCGCCGAAGGCCGCTCCGCAGCCTGTGAGTACTTATTAACCACGGGCGGTTAA
- a CDS encoding branched-chain amino acid ABC transporter permease, producing MDQLFITLTTGIANGAVYGLIGLGLVIIFRSTDVMNFAMASLSTLAIYVALSAYGAGVGIVVALVVAVAFGALSGVVVREALIRPLGQGKLFAALVVTMGLSIIVEHVIGQYWGEQPRRFPQLVDGTISIGNSNLMLQDLVTILLAALAVSAIAYLFTRTPVGSAMRAVAESAETAEIMGINAHKVARIAWALGMALAVLGVFLYAPKTGVSPVILAPVLFRAFAGILLGGLTSMYGAVIGGLVIGVLDNLAAAYISASFRDTFVFCVAVLVLLIRPQGIFGRQTFERV from the coding sequence GTGGACCAGTTGTTCATCACTTTGACCACCGGCATCGCCAACGGTGCCGTGTACGGTCTCATCGGACTCGGATTGGTCATCATCTTCCGATCCACCGACGTCATGAATTTCGCCATGGCGTCGTTGTCGACCCTCGCCATCTACGTTGCCCTCAGTGCGTACGGGGCCGGCGTAGGCATTGTCGTCGCGCTGGTCGTCGCGGTGGCCTTCGGCGCCCTCAGCGGAGTCGTGGTGCGGGAAGCGCTGATTCGTCCGCTCGGGCAGGGGAAGCTGTTCGCCGCGCTCGTCGTCACGATGGGGCTGTCGATCATCGTCGAACATGTGATCGGCCAGTACTGGGGAGAGCAACCGCGACGATTCCCGCAACTCGTCGACGGCACGATCTCGATCGGCAACTCGAACCTGATGCTGCAGGACCTCGTGACAATCCTGCTCGCCGCGCTGGCCGTGTCGGCCATCGCATACCTGTTCACGCGCACGCCCGTCGGATCTGCGATGCGTGCGGTCGCGGAATCGGCCGAGACCGCGGAGATCATGGGCATCAACGCGCACAAGGTCGCGCGGATCGCGTGGGCTCTCGGCATGGCGCTGGCGGTGCTGGGAGTCTTCTTGTACGCCCCGAAGACCGGGGTGTCGCCGGTGATCCTTGCCCCGGTGTTGTTCCGGGCGTTCGCCGGCATCCTGCTGGGCGGTCTGACGAGCATGTACGGCGCGGTCATCGGTGGGCTCGTCATCGGTGTCCTCGACAACCTCGCTGCGGCCTACATCTCCGCCAGCTTCCGCGACACGTTCGTCTTCTGCGTGGCGGTGCTCGTGCTGCTCATCCGTCCCCAGGGCATCTTCGGCCGCCAAACCTTCGAGAGGGTCTGA